TGAAGTTACCGACCTTTGCACTGGATGATTCCGGGCGCTAATCGGCAACCCGGATTAGCGCCTCAGGTGCAGATTGTTCTGCTGTTGATGATCGGCCTGTATTTCAAAGCAGGCTGTGAATATAAAAATATTTAATTAGTTCGCCATTATTACGCAAATTCAGTTTTTTCATTGCATTCATTTTTTGGGTAGCTACGGTACTTATCGCCCGACAACGCTTTTCGGCAATCTCAAGTAGGCTGTATCCCTCAGAGAACATTTTTATCACTTCCCACTCTTTCTTTGACAACCTCTCATATTTACCGCTATACAATTGCTGCGTAATATACGCTGAAATATATTTCTGCTGTATTTCCGGATTTAATACGTGCTCAATTACCCGTTTTAGTTCAGCCGAACTATCGCTCATGCTAATAATTGCATCAACATTCATCTTTACCAGTTGGTCAATGATATGCGCATCGGCTTCCAGCAGAATCAACAGGACCTTGCAGCCAGAGGCAAGCGCATCGTCTGTTGTTTGCCGTAAACTCTGACTTGTATTGCTGATGATTGTAAACCATGTACTGAGGTCGAGAATAATGAGATCAACAGGCTGCGCGCTGGTGATTTGCAAAAGCGCATCGTAATGCTTAAATACGCTAAACGTAATGTCAATATTCTTATTGTCAGGCACGCATTCTATCAGCAGTTTGTTTAGTATGTTGAATTTATTTAGCAGCGCTATATTAATATTTTGAAGACAATTATGCATCCATGCCTCACTAAAGTTCCTTCCTGGTTAAATGTTACTATCGCGGATTTGCCTGCGGATAACAAAAGCAGATACTAACACTTCCCAAAAAGTTGTCGCTGAAATAATCACTGCCACTTTGAAATTAAGAAAATTATATCGTTAAAATTAATTTTTATATTTCTATAGCAAAAATAAAAACAGTTTATATCCATGACATTAATTAGCATGATGCGACATTATACTAATGCTCATAGCCAACGATAAGCACATCAGAATCGGTGAAAACAAAAAAGCCGCGTCGATAAACGCGGCTTTTTTACAGGCAGCAAACGGTTCTCAGATGCTGAAAGAGGAACCACAACCGCAGGTGCTGGTCGCATTCGGGTTAGTTACCACGAAGCGGGAACCTTCCAGGCCTTCGGTATAATCTACCGAGCCGCCTACCAGATATTGCAGGCTCATCGGATCAACCACCAGGCCAACGCCCTGTTTCTCAATGGTCATATCACCATCGTTGATTTGATCGTCAAAGGTAAAACCGTACTGGAAGCCGCTGCAACCACCACCGGTGATGTAGACACGCAGCTTCAGATTCGGGTTATCTTCGTCCGCAATCAGGTTCTTTACTTTGTTGGCTGCTGCGTCGGTAAACTCCAGCGGCAGCGCTACGTCATCACTCATGTCTTGCTCCCAATTGATACTGCGATCTGGGCAAATATTAACCCGATCTTTTCGGCTATTATCCAGTATGCAACTAA
Above is a genomic segment from Kosakonia radicincitans DSM 16656 containing:
- a CDS encoding helix-turn-helix transcriptional regulator, producing the protein MPDNKNIDITFSVFKHYDALLQITSAQPVDLIILDLSTWFTIISNTSQSLRQTTDDALASGCKVLLILLEADAHIIDQLVKMNVDAIISMSDSSAELKRVIEHVLNPEIQQKYISAYITQQLYSGKYERLSKKEWEVIKMFSEGYSLLEIAEKRCRAISTVATQKMNAMKKLNLRNNGELIKYFYIHSLL
- the erpA gene encoding iron-sulfur cluster insertion protein ErpA — its product is MSDDVALPLEFTDAAANKVKNLIADEDNPNLKLRVYITGGGCSGFQYGFTFDDQINDGDMTIEKQGVGLVVDPMSLQYLVGGSVDYTEGLEGSRFVVTNPNATSTCGCGSSFSI